In a single window of the Littorina saxatilis isolate snail1 linkage group LG5, US_GU_Lsax_2.0, whole genome shotgun sequence genome:
- the LOC138967233 gene encoding E3 ubiquitin-protein ligase MARCHF4-like, with amino-acid sequence MSEMKSEVDEDGQLTTEMSRSETLVLSDPPAPEADAQEEPLSSPVSPQHGAETPRLPSSASSSQLQLPGRSRPGTPLLAPLDLTRCETPLLAHPLNLSQMDMRFISVQDISEMETPFLPVPPLPDSPTETPLLPPLPLLTGYPAVPGVGDWSDNGIHSCLSSASCLASAMSTPMMTRKFRSNDSDTGTDLLPVCRICQLPGDKEDFLFSPCRCSGTMMFVHYLCLLKWIEISTRKTKRPPKCELCHFQYIRHKRFKFHHWRFPRVSSRDKCLHTVFFINLIIMMSCAVATILCFLSDKGHLQELPRGGADLTADKQVELTTQEIITLTCGIMFFVSFFIAMTVEIKARHTIYRLFLKFLSHNTEWQIEPYQRAKDFELHGVPQNNYV; translated from the exons ATGAGCGAGATGAAAAGCGAAGTGGACGAGGACGGGCAGTTGACAACTGAGATGTCTCGCTCAGAGACCCTGGTCCTGTCCGACCCACCGGCACCGGAAGCAGACGCACAAGAAGAGCCCCTAAGTAGTCCAGTGTCTCCGCAACACGGCGCAGAAACGCCACGTCTACCATCGTCTGCATCATCGTCACAACTACAGTTGCCCGGCCGGTCTCGGCCCGGCACACCCCTCCTAGCACCCTTGGACCTGACGCGGTGTGAGACCCCCCTCCTGGCCCACCCCCTCAACCTGTCTCAGATGGACATGCGTTTCATCTCCGTGCAGGACATCTCGGAGATGGAGACGCCCTTCCTCCCCGTCCCTCCCCTCCCCGACTCCCCCACAGAAACCCCCCTGTTGCCACCCCTCCCTCTGTTGACTGGCTATCCTGCGGTGCCTGGCGTTGGGGACTGGTCAGATAACGGTATTCACAGCTGTCTGTCCAGCGCTAGCTGTTTAGCCAGCGCTATGTCCACGCCTATGATGACAAGAAAGTTCAGGTCGAATGACTCGGACACCGGCACGGACTTGCTTCCGGTGTGTCGGATCTGTCAGTTGCCGGGCGACAAGGAGGACTTTCTGTTTTCACCATGTCGCTGCTCAGGGACCATGATGTTCGTGCATTACCTTTGCCTTCTG aaATGGATCGAAATCTCAACTCGTAAGACGAAAAGGCCACCCAAATGTGAACTGTGCCACTTCCAGTATATTCGCCATAAGCGTTTCAAG TTCCACCACTGGCGGTTCCCTCGCGTGTCGAGTCGAGACAAGTGCCTGCACACGGTGTTCTTCATCAACCTGATCATCATGATGAGCTGTGCGGTGGCCACCATCCTCTGCTTCCTCTCCGACAAGGGGCACCTGCAGGAGTTGCCACGCGGCGGTGCTGATCTGACAGCAGATAAGCAG GTGGAGCTGACGACACAAGAAATCATCACCCTGACCTGCGGCATCATGTTCTTCGTCTCCTTTTTCATCGCCATGACGGTGGAGATCAAAGCGCGACACACCATCTACAGACTCTTCCTGAAGTTCCTGTCCCACAATACCGAGTGGCAGATCGAACCCTACCAGCGCGCCAAGGACTTTGAGCTCCACGGGGTGCCGCAGAATAACTACGTGTGA